Within the Pseudomonas chlororaphis subsp. aurantiaca genome, the region CGAAGACGACGTGGTGATCTACGCCGGCGCGACCATCCTCGGGCGCATCACCATCGGCAAGGGCTCGACCATCGGCGGCAACGTCTGGCTGACCCGCAGCGTGCCGGCCGGATGCAACCTGACCCAGGCCAACCTGCAGCATGACGATGGGTCGCAGAAGTAAGAGTCTGCTGCACCTGTTCGTTTTTTCGCGGGCAATCCTCGCTCCTACAGAAGACCTCGTGCTTCTGTAGGAGCGGCCGGTCGACGCTCGATTGCCCGCGAAGCTTTTCAGCGGCTCACATACCTGATGGCCATTCGCTTATTTAGTGCTGAACGATTCCCTCCGCGACACATCAGACCTTTCTTAAAACCTGCGAAATCAGGCGACCGCCGAGCCCGGCGATTAGTCCTTGCGCACCTATCCGTGTTTAACTTGAACGCTTGTTCAAGTTAAACCGGCAGCTCGCTGCCCGCTCACAACAGGAGGCTTACCTTTGCTGAGTCCGATCTTTTCAGCCACGTTTTACCCCCTCGAGGTGCACGTTTCATGAGTGCATCGTCCATTCCCGCCAGCGGCCTGATCCGCATGAATCCGCCGGTGTTCTACTTCGCCGCGAGCTTTATCCTGGCCTTCGGCCTGGTGGTCATTGCCCTGCCGGAACAAGCCGGCGCCTGGTTGCTGGCCGCGCAAAACTGGGCGGCCAATACGGTCGGCTGGTACTACATGCTGGCCATGACCCTGTACCTGATCTTCGTGGTGGTCACCGCCTTGTCCGGCTACGGCAAGATCAAGCTCGGTGCCGACCACGACGAACCCGAATTCAGTTACCTGTCCTGGGCCGGCATGCTGTTCGCCGCGGGGATCAGCATCACGCTGTTTTTCTTCTGCGTCTCGGAACCTTTGACCCATATGCTGCAACCGCCCCAGGGAGAGGCCGGGACCGCGGACGCGGCGCGCCAGGCGATGCAGATTCTCTTCCTGCACTGGGGCCTGCACGGCTGGGGCGTGTTCGCCTTCGTCGGCATGGCCCTGGCGTATTTCGCCTACCGGCATAACCTGCCGCTGGCCCTGCGTTCGGCGCTGTACCCGCTGATCGGCAAGCGCATCAACGGCCCCATCGGCTACGCGGTGGATGGCTTCGGCATCATCGCCACGGTGTTCGGCCTCGGCGCCGACATGGGCTTTGGCGTGCTGCACCTCAACTCCGGCCTGGACTACCTGTTCGGCATCGCCCACACCCAGTGGGTCCAGGTGGGCCTGATCACTTTGATGATGGGCGCGGCGATCATTGTCGCGGTGTCCGGTGTCGACAAGGGCGTGCGGGTGATGTCCGACATCAACATGCTGCTGGCCTGCGCGCTGCTGCTGTTCGTGTTGTTCGCCGGCCCCACCCAGCACCTGCTCAACACCCTGATCCAGAACCTCGGCGATTACCTCGGCGCCTTGCCGATGAAGAGTTTCGACCTCTACGCCTATGACGAGCCGAGCGACTGGCTGGGCGGCTGGACGGTCTTCTACTGGGCCTGGTGGATCGCATGGTCGCCGTTCGTGGGCCTGTTCATCGCGCGGATTTCCCGTGGCCGGACCATCCGCGAATTCGTGTTCGGCGTACTGCTGATTCCCCTGGGCTTCACCCTGGCCTGGATGTCGATCTTCGGTAACAGTGCCATCGACCAGGTGCTCAACCACGGCATGAGCGCGCTGGGCATGTCGGCCATCGAGAACCCCTCGATGACTCTCTACCTGCTGCTGGAAACCTACCCCTGGAGCAAGACCGTCATCGCCGTGACGGTGTTCATCAGCTTCGTGTTCTTCGTCACTTCGGCCGACTCCGGCACCGTGGTGCTCTCGACCCTGTCGGCCAAGGGCGGCAATGCCGACGAAGACGGGCCGAAATGGCTGCGGGTGTTCTGGGGCGCGATGACCGCGCTGGTCACCAGCGCGCTGCTGTTCGCCGGCAGCATCGACTCGCTGAAGTCGGCGGTGGTGCTGACCTCGCTGCCGTTCTCGATGATCCTGCTGCTGATGATGTGGGGGCTGCATAAGGCCTTCTACCTCGAATCGCAGAAGCAGATCGCCCAGTTACATTCGCTGGCACCGGTGTCGTCGACCTCGCGTCGCGGCAAGGGCGGCTGGCGCCAGCGCCTGAGCCAGGCGGTGCATTTCCCATCACGCGACGAGGTGTATCGCTTCCTCGACCAGACGGTGCGCCCGGCCATTGAAGAAGTGACCGCGGTGTTCGTCGAGAAAGGCCTGAACGTGATCACCCAGCCGGACCCGGCCAACGACAACGTCAGCCTGGAAATCGGCCATGGCGACCAGCATCCGTTTGTCTATCAGGTACAGATGCGCGGCTACTTCACGCCGTCCTTCGCCCGTGGCGGCATGGGGCCCAAGGAGATGCGCAACCGGCGTTACTACCGGGCCGAGGTGCACCTGGCCGAGGGTAGCCAGGACTACGACCTGATGGGCTACAGCAAGGAGCAGATCATCAACGACATCCTCGACCAGTACGAACGGCATATGCAGTTCCTGCACCTGGTGCGTTGATCGGGGGAAGACCGCAAAGCGCTATCGCGGGCAAGCCTCGCTCTTGAAGGGAATCGGGAGCGAGGCTTGCCCGCTGTCATTTCAGCCCTGGCTCAGCACCGTGAACAACACCAGCGCCGCCACCGGCACGCCGAATACCACACTGCCGACCGCCAGCTCCGTGCTCAGGGACTGGCCGGCATGGACCATCCCCACTGCGCCGTTGATCAACGTCAGCGCCAGCCACAGCACGACAAAACTGTAGGCCAGGGTCTGGCGGCCGAGGCCGATCTTTTCGCCGATGAACAGCATCAGCGCCAGGAGGACCAGGCCGAAGGAGGTGATGATCGCGGTGTGCATGATGAAGTCCTCGCGGGCGGGATTCGGGGTTGGCCTAAAGGGCGATGGCGATTCAAAGCTCCCGACCTAGAGTGTGGTCCAGGGAGTGGCGTCCTGCTCCGCGAAACAGGATGTAGAACGACAAAAACGCCAGCAGCACCGGGTACTCCATGCCCCGGTCGATCCATGGCCAGGTGGGGCCTAGCAGGCCGGCGATGGTCAGCATCTGCACGCCCATCATGGCAGCGAGCAGGCGTGTCCCCAGGCCGAGGGCCAGGAGCAACCCACCGACGCTTTCCAGGAGCGCCACGAACAGCGCGATCAACGTCGGCGCCGGCAAATGCAGGACGTTCTGGATCAGGTTGATCGAGGCCGCCATCGGGTCGGCCATCGAGCCGTGGGCCTGGCCCAGCAATTTCGGCAGGCCGTGGGTGATCATGATCACGCCATAACAGGCCCGCAGCAGCGCATAGGCCAGGGGCTCGCCAATGCGGTACAGCGGGGCGAGGGCCGGGATCAGCGGGGTATTGCATGGGACGGGCGAGTCGGTGGTCGGGCGCATGGGGGGGGCTCCGCGGATAGGCCATTGGAAATCAGGCGGCTCAGGCGAGGCCGCCGTTGGCGCGCAGGATCTGCCCGTTGACCCAGGCGGCTGCCGGGCCGATCAGGAAGGCGATGACGTTGGCGATGTCTTCCGGCTGGCCGAGGCGCTCCAGGGGCGGCATCTTGGCGAAGTTCTGGATCTGTTCTTCGTTCTTGCCGTGCAGGAACAGTTCGGTGGCCACCGGGCCGGGGGCGACAGCGTTGACGGTGATGTTGCGACCGCGCAGTTCCTTGGCGAACACCTGGGTCAGGGACTCCACCGCCGCCTTGCTGGCGATGTACACCGCGTAACCCGGCAGGTTGAGGCCGACGGTGCTGCTGGAGAAGTTGACGATGCGCCCGCCGGCGTTCAGGCGGCTGGCGGCCTCGCGCAGGGTATTGAAGGTGCCGCGGGTATTGATGGCGAAGGTCTGCTCGAACAGCTCGTCGCTGTGCTGCGCCAGCGGCAGGACCTTGAGGATGCCGGCGTTGTTGATCAGCACGTCGACCTTGCCCAGTTGGGTTTCGGTCTCGTCGAACAAGCGGCGCACGTCATCGGCATTGGCCACGTCGGCCTTGACCGCTATGGCCCGGTGGCCGGCCTGGCGCAGTTCCACCACCAGGGCCGAGGCTTCGGTGGCGCTGCTGGCGTAGTTGATGGCGACGGCAAAACCTTCGCTGGCCAGTTGTCTGGCGATAACCGCGCCGATGCCGCGGGAGGCGCCGGTCACGATGGCAACTTTCGAAGTCTGGGTAGTCATGGCGAATTTCCTTCTGGGAACGGTTGGGTGTGAAAGCAGGTTCACATGGTTGTCCAGAGTGATAAATGCGCCAGAGTTGGCTTGACTGTTCAATAATCGCCAACAATCAACCGCCCTGGGAGCCAGTCGTGGATCAAGTCAAAGCGATGAAAGTGTTCGTGCGGATCTACGAGCGCAGCAGCTTCACCCTGGCCGCCGACGACCTGAACCTGCCGCGCGCGACCCTGACCCATACTCTCAACCAGTTCGAAGCCTGGCTCGGTACCCGCCTGCTGGAGCGCAGCACCCGCCGTGTGCGCCCGACCCTCGACGGCGAGGCCTATTACCTGCGCTGCGTACAGTTGCTGGCGGAGTTGGAGGAGGCCGAACTGGCGTTTCGCACGGTGGCGCCGAAAGGGCGCTTGCGGGTCGACCTGCATGGCACCCTGGCCAAGTACTTCGTGATTCCGGCCTTGCCCGAATTCATGGCGCGCTATCCGGAGATCGAGCTGTCCATCAGCGAGGCCGATCGTTTTGTCGACCTGATCGCCGAAGGCGTGGACTGCGTGCTGCGCGCCGGCACCCTGGGCGACTCGTCGCTGATCGGCCGGCGCGTGGCCAGCCTGCAGCAGATCACCTGTGCCAGCCCGGCGTACCTGCGCAAATACGGCGAGCCGAAGAGCCTCGACGAGCTGTCGTGGCACCGTGCGGTGAACTACGTCTCGCGGACCACGGCCAAGCTGTTCCCCTTCGAGTTCATGGTCGATGGCGAACTGCGGGAAGTCGCCATCGAGGGCGCGCTGTCGGTGTTCGGCGCCGAGATCTACGCCGCCTCGGCCGTGGCCGGGCTGGGCATCATCCAGTGCCCGCGCTACCGCATGGCGCAGCAGATTTCCCAGGGGCTGGTGCAGGCAATCCTCACCGATACGCCGCCACCGCCCATGCCGGTCTCCGTGCTGTACCCGCACAACCGCCAGATGTCGCCACGGGTGCGGGTGTTCGTCGACTGGCTGGCGGAGGTTTTCGCCAGGGCGGTCTGAGCATTGCCAGGGCGATGCCGGTCATCGCTGCTTTCTGTATTGATTGTCTTGATGTGTATAGTGTGTATTGTTCGCCTTTGGCTGTGTACGGTGGCTTTTCGGGACGTATCGAAAGGACACGGCAATGCGCAGTCGGGAACTGATCGGGATGATCGAGGAGGACGGGTGGTATCTGATCGCGGTCAAAGGCAGTCATCACCAAGCATCTGCACAAGCCGGGGCGGACCACTATCCCTCACCCGGATGCGGATCTGCCCAGGGGCACGATCCACAGCATCTTGAAACAGGCGGGCCTGAAATGAGGCCGGCCTTGAACGAAGAGGTCAACGAGATGAAATTCCCGGTCGTGCTGCACAAGGATGCCGACTCCGGATATGGAGTGATCGTCCCCGATGTGCCGGGCTGTTTTTCCGCCGGTCATACCGCCGCGCAAGCCTTCGAGAATGTGAAAGAGGCCCTGTCGCTGCATTACGAAGGCCTGGTCGCCGATGGTGAGCCGCTGCCCCTGGTGCATGAGGTCGACGTGCATATCGACAATCCCGATTACGCCGGTGGCGTGTGGGGGGTGATCGAGTTCGACATCACGCCTTACTTCGGCAAGGCGGTGCGTTTCAATGCGACGTTGCCGGAGCAACTGTTGGAGCGCATCGACCAGACGGTGAAGCGCGACCAGCGCTACCGTTCGCGCTCGGGTTTTCTCGCGGCAGCGGCATTGCGCGAACTCTCCGCCTAGGCATTGCCCGTCCCCATGGTTCTCATGGGGGCATGCCTGGCATCTGCCCCTCGGCAATTTTCTTGTACCGCCCAGGCTTGGGAACCTTCGGTTCGGCCCGGCAGGGCAGTGTTTTACCGTCTATAAACAACTGATGCAGCGCCTTGTTCGATGCCGTATTCCTGGTTTTTCAGGCAGCGCCGGCAGCGACAGGGCCCTGTGTTTCCAGGGTTTTCCCCCGTATTCCCACCTTCAGCCAGCGTTGCCATTAGCCGGGAATTTGTTTCGATTGAGACTGCCTCTGAGCGACGATTTCGTACTGTGCTACGTGGTACGTAATAAAGAATTCTCATCGTCATGTTTTCCCTTCGGTTTTTTCTGGTCATTCCACTTCGGCAGCGGGCTCTCCACTGCCGTGTCCGGGTGTCCGTCAGCAGGCACCGGATCGTTTCAGTCATTCACCTATCTGAAGTGGCCGCGATCTCGCCTGGGCGTATGCTGGGCGCCTTTCAGGCGTTCCGCTGATTCAGATATTGCGAGGGCGCTTGCCCTGCACCAATGTGCATGTGCTTAAACCTGGGTGTTCAGGATCAATAGAGAGGATTCGATGACTTACCTTGCTGCCGAAAACCGCTACGACTCCATTCCCTACCGCCGCGTCGGACGCAGCGGCCTGGTGCTGCCGGCGCTGTCCCTGGGCCTGTGGCACAACTTCGGCGACAGCACGCCGATCGATACCCAGCGTTCGTTGTTGCGCACCGCCTTTGACCTGGGCATCAACCACTTCGATCTGGCCAACAACTACGGCCCGCCTTATGGCAGCGCCGAGATCAACTTCGGCCGCCTGCTACGGGAAGACTTCAAGCCGTATCGCGACGAGTTGATCATCTCCAGCAAGGCTGGCTGGGACATGTGGCCCGGTCCCTATGGCCAGGGCGGCGGCTCGCGCAAGTACGTGCTGGCCAGCCTCGACCAGAGCCTGCAGCGCCTGGGCCTCGACTATGTGGATATCTTCTATTCCCACCGCTTCGACCCGGACACCCCGCTGGAAGAAACCGCCAGCGCCCTGGCCACCGCGGTGCAGCAGGGCAAGGCGCTGTACATCGGCATCTCGTCCTATTCGGGGGTGAAAACCCGCGAGATCGCGGCCTTGCTCAAGGAGTGGAAAGTGCCGCTGCTGATCCACCAGCCAGCCTATAACCTGCTCAACCGCTGGGTGGAAAAAGACCTGTTGGACACTACCGACGAACTCGGCGCCGGGGTGATCGCCTTCACGCCATTGGCCCAGGGCCTGCTGACCGACAAGTACCTCAATGGCATTCCAGAAGACGCGCGAGTCAATCGCCCGGGCGGTGGTTCGCTGCAAGCCGCGCACCTGTCCGAAGCCAACCTCGCCCATGTGCGCGCCCTCAACGAAATCGCCAAGCGTCGCGGCCAGAGCCTGGCGCAACTGGCCCTGGCCTGGACCTTGCGCGACCCCCGGGTGACCTCGGCCCTGATCGGCGCCAGCCGTCCGGAGCAGATCGTCGAGAACGTCGGCGCATTGCAGGGCCTGAGTTTCAGCGCGGAAGAACTGGCGGAGATCGATCGTTTCGCCCGGGAAGGCGGGATCAATCTGTGGGAGAAACCTTCAACCGCCGAATAAACCTGTTGTCATGCTGTAAGGCTGCCGCGGCTTCTGTAGGAACCAGGCTTGCCGGCGATCGAGGCGGTGTGTTGTGTCAGGCATACCGCTATCGCGAGCAAGCATCGCTCCTACAGGTAACTTGCCTCGATCTGGGGGAGGGCGGAATAAGGCTGGTCATGAGAGGCACCTCTCGACTCGCAAAAAAACGAGACGCTATCATCGGCGGCCCTGATCTGGGCCACCCTTGGTTTTATTCAGATTTCTCCCAAGCAGACTCAACGAAAAAACGGCACATCCCCGAGAATCGTCGCGCGGTGCATCACGCGGCGTTGCGGGCGGTAGTCGTCGACGGCGTAGTGCTGAGTCACGCGGTTGTCCCAGAAGGCCACGTCGTGGGTCTGCCAGCGCCAGCGGATGGTGAATTCCGGGCGGGTGGCGTGGGCGAACAGCAGTTTCAGGATGACCTCGCTTTCGCTGTCCGACAGCTCATTGATCCTGGTCGTGAAGCCTTCGTTGACGAACAGCGACATGCGCCCGCTGACCGGGTGGGTGCGGATCACCGGGTGCGACAGCGGCGGGTTTTTCCGCTTGGCTTCTTCCCAGCGTGCCAGGTCCTCCGGGGTATTGCCGAAGCGCTCCAGGGGGAATGACTTGATGAACTCGTGAGTCGCGGTCAGGCCCTGCAGCAGCTTCTTCAGCGGCTCCGAGAGCGCCTCATAGGCCGCGATGCCGCTGGCCCACAGGGTGTCGCCACCGTATGCCGGTAGCAGCTTGGCACTGAGCACGGCACCCAGGGCCGGGGTCGGCAGGAAGGTCACGTCGGTGTGCCAGATAGCGTTGTCGCGCACGTCGGTTTCCGCGGTGTCGAGGATCAGCACTTCCGGCTGTTCCGGCACGTTGGGGTAGATCGGATGGATATGCAGGTCGCCAAAGTTCGCCGCGAAGCGCGCCTGCTGCTGCGGGTCGATCGGCTGGTCGCGGAAGAACAGCACCTGATGCAGCAGCAGCGCCTGCTCGATGGCATCGCGCTGTTCGCTGGCCAATGGCTGGCTGATGTCGACGCCACTGATCTGGGCGCCCAGGGCGGAGCTTAAAGGGGTGATGGTCAGGCTCATGTCGTTCTCGAATTCGGGTGTAGCCGCTGCCGAGCGGAGCGAAGTTGCGATCGCCTGCGAAGCAGGCGTGGGCTTGCGAGCGCTTTGCGCTCGATCGCAGCCTCGCCAAGGCTCGGCAGCGGCTACAGGGCTACAGGGCTACAGGATTGACCTTAATGGGCCTGGCCATGCCAGGGCACCAGCTTGCGCTGCAGGGCGCGCAGGCCCATTTCCATGGCGAAGGCGATCAGGGCGATGACCAGGATCCCCAGCACTACCACATCGGTGACCAGGAACTGCGCGGCGGACTGCACCATGAACCCCAGGCCGCTGGTGGCGGCGATCAGTTCGGCGGCGACCAGGGTCGACCAGCCCACCCCGAGACCGATGCGCACGCCGGTGAGGATGTCCGGCAGGGCGCTGGGCAGGATCACATGGCGAATCAGCTGGGCCCGGGTCGGGTCCACGGTGCGCACGCCGGTGGCGGTGGCGATGGCGATCGGGGCGAAGATCGCCAGGTAGATCAGCAGCACCTTGGACAGCTCGCCGATGCCGCACCAGATGACGATCAGCGGCAGGTAGGCCAGGGGTGGAATTGGCCGGTAGAACTCGATCAGCGGGTCCAGCACGCCACGGGCGATACGGTTGTGGCCGATGGCGATGCCCACCGGGATCGCAGTCAGTACGGCAAAGCCCAGGGCCAGGCCGATGCGTCCGAGACTCGCGCCCAGGTGCTGCCACAGGGTGGAGTCCATGTAGCCGCTGGTCACCAGCAGCCAGCCCTTTTGCAGCACGGCGGAAGGTGGCGGCAGGAACAGCGGCTCGATCAGGCCGCTGGCCGTCACCGCCCACCACAGGGCGAGCAGCACCACCAGGGTCAGCACGCTGATCCAGCGAGTGCTCAGGCTGCGGCGCAGGGGCGCGGCGGTGTGCGGGGTAGTGGCTTTGGTCGTGGTGGCCGGGAGGTCGTAGCTGTTCATGCGCGCTCCTGCCGCAAGACGGCACTGCGTTGGGAGAACACCCGGGCCAGCACGTGTTCGCGGGTTTCGATAAAACGTGGGTCAGACTTGATGGCCCGGGCCGATTCGCCGGCCGCATAACGCCGGCCGAAATCCAGGCTCAAGCGCTCGACGATTTGCCCCGGGTTGGGTGCCAGTAGGATCAGGTCGGTGGCGAGGAACACCGCTTCCTCGATGTCGTGGGTAATCAGGAACACCGGCTTGGCGGTGCGTTGCCAGACTTGCAGCAACAGCTCCTGCATCTGCTCGCGGGTGAAGGCATCGAGGGCGCCGAAGGGTTCGTCCATCAGCAGCACCCGCGGGTCGGCGGCCAGGGCACGAGCCAGGCCCACGCGCTGGCGTTGCCCGCCGGAGAGCTGCCAGATGCGCCGCTTGTCGAAGCCGGCCAGGTCCACCAGCGCGAGCATTTCCCGGGCGCGGGCTTCGCGCGGGTCGCGGGCGATGCCGGCCAGTTCGAGGCCGAAGCCGACGTTGGCCAGTACGTCCTGCCAGGGCAGCAGGGCATCGTCCTGGAACACCACGCCGCGTTCGGCGCTCGGGCCGGCGACCGGCACGCCATCCAGGGTGATGCGCCCGGCGCTGGGTTCGACGAAACCGGCAATCAGGTTCAACAGCGAAGTCTTGCCACTGCCGGAAGGGCCGAGGGCGACCAGCAGTTGCTGGGGCCCGAGTGTCAGGGAAATGTCCGCCAGCACCGGTTCGGCGGCGCCGGGGTACTGTGCGCTGATGCGCTCCAGTTGTAGCAAAGCCATGACGGCGCGCTCCTTGTTCAAATGCAGCCTTTGTCGAGGTGAGACTCTGTACGAGAAGCGCCGGGCCTGGGCCCGGCGACCTCTGCGGCGAACCTTCAGTTAGTGATGTACTTGGCGCTGACGTACGGCGCGTAGTCCGGCAGAACTGCCTCGACCTTGCCCTGCTCCTTGAGGAACACCGCGGTGTCGGTGATGGCCTTGGTGGTCGGCGCGCCAAGACTGATGACCTGGTCGGCCGCCAG harbors:
- the betT gene encoding choline transporter BetT is translated as MNPPVFYFAASFILAFGLVVIALPEQAGAWLLAAQNWAANTVGWYYMLAMTLYLIFVVVTALSGYGKIKLGADHDEPEFSYLSWAGMLFAAGISITLFFFCVSEPLTHMLQPPQGEAGTADAARQAMQILFLHWGLHGWGVFAFVGMALAYFAYRHNLPLALRSALYPLIGKRINGPIGYAVDGFGIIATVFGLGADMGFGVLHLNSGLDYLFGIAHTQWVQVGLITLMMGAAIIVAVSGVDKGVRVMSDINMLLACALLLFVLFAGPTQHLLNTLIQNLGDYLGALPMKSFDLYAYDEPSDWLGGWTVFYWAWWIAWSPFVGLFIARISRGRTIREFVFGVLLIPLGFTLAWMSIFGNSAIDQVLNHGMSALGMSAIENPSMTLYLLLETYPWSKTVIAVTVFISFVFFVTSADSGTVVLSTLSAKGGNADEDGPKWLRVFWGAMTALVTSALLFAGSIDSLKSAVVLTSLPFSMILLLMMWGLHKAFYLESQKQIAQLHSLAPVSSTSRRGKGGWRQRLSQAVHFPSRDEVYRFLDQTVRPAIEEVTAVFVEKGLNVITQPDPANDNVSLEIGHGDQHPFVYQVQMRGYFTPSFARGGMGPKEMRNRRYYRAEVHLAEGSQDYDLMGYSKEQIINDILDQYERHMQFLHLVR
- a CDS encoding DoxX family protein, which produces MRPTTDSPVPCNTPLIPALAPLYRIGEPLAYALLRACYGVIMITHGLPKLLGQAHGSMADPMAASINLIQNVLHLPAPTLIALFVALLESVGGLLLALGLGTRLLAAMMGVQMLTIAGLLGPTWPWIDRGMEYPVLLAFLSFYILFRGAGRHSLDHTLGREL
- the tauC gene encoding taurine ABC transporter permease TauC translates to MNSYDLPATTTKATTPHTAAPLRRSLSTRWISVLTLVVLLALWWAVTASGLIEPLFLPPPSAVLQKGWLLVTSGYMDSTLWQHLGASLGRIGLALGFAVLTAIPVGIAIGHNRIARGVLDPLIEFYRPIPPLAYLPLIVIWCGIGELSKVLLIYLAIFAPIAIATATGVRTVDPTRAQLIRHVILPSALPDILTGVRIGLGVGWSTLVAAELIAATSGLGFMVQSAAQFLVTDVVVLGILVIALIAFAMEMGLRALQRKLVPWHGQAH
- the tauB gene encoding taurine ABC transporter ATP-binding subunit, which translates into the protein MALLQLERISAQYPGAAEPVLADISLTLGPQQLLVALGPSGSGKTSLLNLIAGFVEPSAGRITLDGVPVAGPSAERGVVFQDDALLPWQDVLANVGFGLELAGIARDPREARAREMLALVDLAGFDKRRIWQLSGGQRQRVGLARALAADPRVLLMDEPFGALDAFTREQMQELLLQVWQRTAKPVFLITHDIEEAVFLATDLILLAPNPGQIVERLSLDFGRRYAAGESARAIKSDPRFIETREHVLARVFSQRSAVLRQERA
- a CDS encoding type II toxin-antitoxin system HicB family antitoxin → MKFPVVLHKDADSGYGVIVPDVPGCFSAGHTAAQAFENVKEALSLHYEGLVADGEPLPLVHEVDVHIDNPDYAGGVWGVIEFDITPYFGKAVRFNATLPEQLLERIDQTVKRDQRYRSRSGFLAAAALRELSA
- a CDS encoding SDR family oxidoreductase, coding for MTTQTSKVAIVTGASRGIGAVIARQLASEGFAVAINYASSATEASALVVELRQAGHRAIAVKADVANADDVRRLFDETETQLGKVDVLINNAGILKVLPLAQHSDELFEQTFAINTRGTFNTLREAASRLNAGGRIVNFSSSTVGLNLPGYAVYIASKAAVESLTQVFAKELRGRNITVNAVAPGPVATELFLHGKNEEQIQNFAKMPPLERLGQPEDIANVIAFLIGPAAAWVNGQILRANGGLA
- the tauD gene encoding taurine dioxygenase; the protein is MSLTITPLSSALGAQISGVDISQPLASEQRDAIEQALLLHQVLFFRDQPIDPQQQARFAANFGDLHIHPIYPNVPEQPEVLILDTAETDVRDNAIWHTDVTFLPTPALGAVLSAKLLPAYGGDTLWASGIAAYEALSEPLKKLLQGLTATHEFIKSFPLERFGNTPEDLARWEEAKRKNPPLSHPVIRTHPVSGRMSLFVNEGFTTRINELSDSESEVILKLLFAHATRPEFTIRWRWQTHDVAFWDNRVTQHYAVDDYRPQRRVMHRATILGDVPFFR
- a CDS encoding LysR family transcriptional regulator codes for the protein MDQVKAMKVFVRIYERSSFTLAADDLNLPRATLTHTLNQFEAWLGTRLLERSTRRVRPTLDGEAYYLRCVQLLAELEEAELAFRTVAPKGRLRVDLHGTLAKYFVIPALPEFMARYPEIELSISEADRFVDLIAEGVDCVLRAGTLGDSSLIGRRVASLQQITCASPAYLRKYGEPKSLDELSWHRAVNYVSRTTAKLFPFEFMVDGELREVAIEGALSVFGAEIYAASAVAGLGIIQCPRYRMAQQISQGLVQAILTDTPPPPMPVSVLYPHNRQMSPRVRVFVDWLAEVFARAV
- the mgrA gene encoding L-glyceraldehyde 3-phosphate reductase; protein product: MTYLAAENRYDSIPYRRVGRSGLVLPALSLGLWHNFGDSTPIDTQRSLLRTAFDLGINHFDLANNYGPPYGSAEINFGRLLREDFKPYRDELIISSKAGWDMWPGPYGQGGGSRKYVLASLDQSLQRLGLDYVDIFYSHRFDPDTPLEETASALATAVQQGKALYIGISSYSGVKTREIAALLKEWKVPLLIHQPAYNLLNRWVEKDLLDTTDELGAGVIAFTPLAQGLLTDKYLNGIPEDARVNRPGGGSLQAAHLSEANLAHVRALNEIAKRRGQSLAQLALAWTLRDPRVTSALIGASRPEQIVENVGALQGLSFSAEELAEIDRFAREGGINLWEKPSTAE